DNA from Mucilaginibacter mallensis:
ACAAATAACAGGCCGGCCATAAGCTTTTAATAATTGCACAACACGAAGGTGCAGGTCGGGTGTTTCATAATCATGATAGGTGATCACATCTGAATGCGTTACCTGGAAAGCATTGAGCTTTTCCAGGTCCCATGACCATACCCCCGCACTAACAGGCTGATCAGGATTTACTTCCCTCGCCCACTCAAATGCCTTTTTTAGCAAGGGTAATGATTTTTCACCTTTACCAGAATTTCCCGGTTCATTATACAGATCCCATAACAATATCCTTTTATCGTGGCCAAAAGTGGTCAATATATCTTTTACATATTTTTCCAGTCTGGGGTAATTGGCCGGATCTTCTGATACAGGCTGACCGGGGTCCTGCACCCACCCCGAATTATGGATGCCCGTTTTAGGCTCGGGTTGTTTACCCTGCTGCGGTACTTTATTCCAGCAATCATCAAAAAACACAAACAAAGGTTGTATATGATGCTTTGCAGCTATGGTTAAAAACGCATTTACACGACTTTTGAACCCCGCGGGGTCTTCTTTCCAGGCCACACTATGCAGGAACACGCGCATGGTATTAAAACCAATACTTTCTGCCCAACCCAACTCGCGATCAATTGTCGCAGAATCAAAAGTGTCGGCCTGCCACATTTCCAGTTGATTAATGGCTGTTGCTGGTATATAATCAGCACCATTTAACCAGGCATGCCCGGCATACCAGGCGTTGGCTTTTTCGGGAGTCCACACTTTTGAAACCTGTGTTTTAGCTTTTTGCGCATTTGCCACACTGGATAGCACCATGAACAGGCAGAACAACACGTTTGATTTTATTTTCATTTATTTATAATTTGGTTTTAAGTATTTAGTTCCTGACGGTGCGGGCAGTGGTACGCTAAAATTGTATAAAAGAATTAACAATAGCAAAACAAACGTCAATTACACATTTGATGACCACAGATTATCATCGTGTGATTTAGGTTGAGGATGTTCCTCTTGACTAAACAGGTAAGGGAGCTGGTTTTATCTCTGCATTAAAAACAAACACAAAACAACAAATTAGAAAAAGCAACAGTAAACTAAGACTGGCATAAAATTAATAAGACCGGCTAAAAGCCGGCCTATTTCAACTAACATAAGTTAACCAATTCAGATGATTGCTATCTTAAAATCAGTAACGTTAATATCTTCTTCAGGTTAAACAATCCTTGTGCTTACTCCAGTGTCCATTCACATGAATCCTCCAGCACATTATCCCCAGAACCACTCCGGACTTCAATTTTATTGAGACCTTTTTTAAGCTTAATATTTCCCCATTTAATGATATGCAATTGATCGGGAGAAGCACTTTTCAAAGCTGTTCCATTCACTATTAGCTGCACGTTTGAAACCGTGCTATAAACTTTCACCGTTGTTAAAGGTTTATGCCGGCTGATGTTACGGCGGTCAGTAATATACAGCATAGGTACATTGTTCCAATTAGCTTTATAAAAGTAAAAAGCGTCCTTTTTAACGCGCCTGTCATAGGTCACCAAGCCTTTGTCATTAATCCCGGGCGCATCACCCTCTTTACGTATAGACGATCCAAAATCAGCCAGCGCCCAAACAAATTTAGCCCAGATAAAAGATCTTTTGCTGAGTTCCTGCCAGTTTGCTTCATGATAGCTGGTTTGCCATTCTTCCGGGTGGAATTTACTGTCAGCAGCAGGTTTATCATCGTTCTCGGTATGCTTAAAAGGGCTGCCTCCCGCTCCATATTCGCTTACGGCAAAGGGCTTCCCGGGGAATAAGCTATGTGTTTTATCAGCCCAAATACCTATTTGTTTAAACTCACCGGCGTACCAGCCATAATATTTATTCCACGCTATCAGGTCGGTTACCTTGTTAAATTTGTCATTATCTAAAAAAGTAGCGCATGTAGTAAGCCTTGTGGAATCTTCTTTTTTTGCGAGACTGTCCAGCTGATTTAAAAATGGAACCGGATCGTCATGGTCAAGCTTCAATTCATTAAACAATCCCCAGAAAAATATACTGGGATGGTTATAATTTTGCCTGATCATTTCAGTAAGCACCTGCTTCACCTGCTGTTCCAATGCCTCACTTTTAATGTACCCATCGCCGCTGTAGCCTCCCGGCCCAACAAAAGGTATCTCAGACCAAACCACCAGGCCATTTTTATCACATAGGTCATAAAAATATTGGCCATGCGGATAATGTGTCAGCCGCAAAGCATTGGCGCCAATTTCTTTGATCAGCTGCATATCTTTATTGTAATCAGCCGTATCCACCGCTGATCCTTTGCCTTCAACATCTTCGTGAAAGCCTACGCCATGCAGGTCGAGGTATTCCCCGTTAAGACTAAATCCGCTATCGGCATCAACTTTATAGTACCGTATGCCAAGAGACTGTTTTACTTCATCAATCAGCTGCCCGTTTTTTAATAATTTTATAGTGGCTGAATATAAATAGGGATCGGTTTTACCATTCCAAAAATGTGGGTTCCTGATGCTAATCGTTTGTGCGCATTGCTTATTATCTACAATTGCGCTGGTAGCTGAGCCCACCAAATGCTGTTCCGCATCCCTTATCTCAGATCGTACCTCGAATTTGGCTGTATCGGTTAAAGATAGTTTGGACAAAACATTTACCGTAGCTGACGCCGCTGATATGTCTTTTGGGGTAAGATAAACCCCGGGCGAAGCATAATCCAGCGGGGAGATACAATTTTTAGACGTAACCAATAGTGAAACAGGGCGATGAATACCGCCATACACATTAAAATCACCGCTTAGCGGCAACACATCATTACGAAAAGCATTGCTTACCTGTACTGTTATTGTATTTAACTCGCCGGTTTTAATAAAATCGGTAATCTCTACACAAAAGGCAGTATAACCGCCTTTATGCTCGGTTACGAAATGCTGGTTTACAAATACTGATGCTACGGAATTTGCGCCATCAAAATAGAGGAACAAGCGCTTATCCTTCCATTCAGGTTTAACCTTAAAGCTTTTTTCATAAATGCCGGTTTCGCGCTTATAATTGGTATTTCCAAGCAATACATCTTTAGCGTTCCAGGTGTGCGGCAAAGTTACATTAAGCTTTTGGGGGTGTTTACTCACATCATAGGCTAAGTGAAACTGCCATCCTTTATTAAAGCTGATACGCTTACGTACATTATTATTTAAAGGTAACTCATCAGTTTTTGCAAAAGATTGGTTAAACGCGAACAGTAACAGGAAAAAGAAATATTTTAGAAGTTGTTTATTCATAAAAAATAAAAGGGGATAACCCGGTTATTTACATTGTTGGAGGATATTATTTATAGGGTTCAGACAGCGCAATTTTACATTATTATTTAGGGCAATCGTCAGTAAGAAGAATGTGCTGGTATAAAATCTTAGCACCGTAAATTTAATTCAAAAGTAAAGCCTGCTAAAAATCACAAAAGTACCTGCCTAATACCGGCAGGACACTTTGTGATACGCTAAAACAACTAAACTAAAACACCTCAATTATTATTATCCTGATTTCTGTAACCCTCTCCGGATTATTACCATCCGTACCCGGGTGTTTGTTTTAAGTTAGGGTTACGTTGAAGTTCCGCCAGAGGTATGGGCCAAACATAGGTGGTGCTTGAACCAAATTGCCAGGTGAATGGAGATATAATACTGCCCCATGGCTTTTTTATCCCATTATTATTGGCATAAACCTGGTTGTATATGGTACCCCATCTTAGCTCATCATAGTAATTGATCCCTTCATTGATAAATTCAACCCTGCGCTCATTCCTGATACGCAGTCTTAGATCAGCCTGCCCGTTAACAGTAGTGGCCGCGTTTGAATTAAGCAAGGCTACGCCCGCCCTGGCCCGTACTAAATTTACAAGTGGAACTGCGGCATCTGTTTGGCCCTCCTCATTTAACGCCTCTGCCCACATCAGCAGCACATCGGCATATCGGATCAATGGGAAATTTATCGGTTGTGCGTTCCTGCCGCCTGTTGCTGGTATTTCGGCATTGCCTTCGGCAACAAATTTACGGTGAAGATAAACCGGTGTACCTGTCATATCTGTCTGCAGGTCGCCATTAAGGGCTGCAGCCGCACGATAAGGCCAGCGCCAGGTAACTGTTGCATTGGCAGCACCAAAAACACCATTATAAGTTGAATAAGGTGTAATTACGCTAAGAGCTAATCGCGGATCCCGGTTGGCATAGGCCTGCGCAATTCTGGCCTCGTTGCCGACAGGTAAATACAAGCTCATTTCAGCACCCCTTGCCGATGCTGCTGCAATTTCTGTTGCTGTTAAGTTATCCCGTAAAAAGTAAACTTCCCTTTGGGCTGGTGTAAGTTCATTATAGCCCGGAATAACATCATCCCAGTTAAACGTCGAGCCATCCAGGTTTTGGTACAGATCAACTTCATTTGGTGGTACCAGGTAATCATCCCAGCATGAACCATACGAAGAGCGGTTGCCACAAAAAAACTGCATTGTACCGCCATTGCCAACCACTGCTATATTTTGAATGGCAAAAATCATTTCGCTGCTTTGTTCATTGGCTTGTTTAAACAAAGTATAATAACTCGGAAATAACGCATAACCCGCATTTTGCACTTGCTGAAAATCAGCAGCAGCCAGGGCGTATTGCTGCGTATACAAATAGGCTTTGCCACGTAATGCATAAGCAGCGCCTTTGGTTGCATGCCCGTAATTGGCATCACCGGCCTTATATATGGCCGGTAAATTTGGCTCATTTATCGCATCTGTTAAATCAGCAACTACCTGGTTCCAAACTTCCAGTTCTGTGCTTCGCGGTTTGGTAGCCTGACTGGGTTCGGTATAAGTTAAATAAATAGGTACTCCTTTATAAAGTTGGTTTAACTTCATATAGAAATAAGCCCTTAAAAATTTAGCTTCAGCCACATATCTTGCTTTTTTGGCAGCTACCGATGGTGATTTTAAAGGAATATTGGTAATAGCGTCATTTGCACGCTGGATACCCTCATACAGGTTTTTCCAGAAATCTGCATATATGCCGTCACTTGAAGTAGAAGCGCCATTGAGTAAATTTGTCAGGTTCCGGGCCTGGGTACTAAATCCAAGCTGATCCATCATATACGGTTCTTCCTGGCTGTCGCCACCGGTATTTTGGCCTAAACGCAAAGCCTGGTAAACCCCGGCCATACCCAGGTCGGTCAGGTTATCGTTTGTCCACATAGTTGAGGACGAAACGGCTGTATAAGGGGTTAAATTAAGCAGATTTTTTTTACAGCTGCTCGCTAATATCAACCCCGCTAATAATATGATTGTGTATTTTTTCATAACATTAAGATTTTAAAAAGTAGCATTTAAACCTGCGGAATACTGACGTAAAGTTGGATAGCTGAATCCGCCCCCAATCTCAGGATCCAGCCCTGGCACGTAGCTGGTAAATGTTAACAGATTGTCGGCTGAAACGAATACCCGAAGCCTGCTCATCCCTAATTTGTTCACAATTGAGTTTGAAAAACTGTACCCGATCTGCACATTCTTTAACTTAACGTATGATGCGTTATACAGGTAAAAATTGCTTGGTAATGAAAGGTCCTGCGGATCAGAAATATTATTGGTTAAGCGCGGATATTTGGCAGTAATGTTATTTAAAGGATCTGAAGGATTGGCTACATCATAGTAATAATGATTATTAGCTATCAGGGAACTGATGGAGTGACCAGCACCAACATAGGAGGTGGTATATCCCGCCTGCGACAAATAATTATATGCTCCAAAACTTCCAGCCCATATCATTGACAGATCAACTCCTTTATACGAGAAATTAAATTGCAGGCCACCATTGTATTTTGGTATAGGCGATTTAGAGGACAATCTTTGATCTCCCGTGCCACCATAAACGCCATCATTATTAACATCCGCGAAAATTAATTCGCCATAATACAGGTTGCTCGGACTGATCGTATTATTAGGTTTAAATGTATAGCCAGCTGCTATCATTGCCTTTACCCAGGCCAGATCAGCAGGTGTGCGGATCATCCCATCCTTAGGGCCACCATTTTTATTTACACTTCCGTTTGCATTGTAGTAAGTACCGGAACCTTTATAGGTCTGGTATAGATAAAAAGAATTATAGGCATAGCCTTGTACAACCGCATTATTGCCCGAAATGCTTGCAACCTGGTTAATATTGGAATAATCAGAATTTAGCGATCCTTTATAATTGGTAAGCCTGTTAAAATTGTAAGCGAAATTACCTGCTACGCTATAGTTAAAGCTTCCGATATGATCATGGAAATTTAAGGATATTTCAACGCCCTTATTCTCCATATCGCCTATATTAACAACCGGGGCGCTGGCTGTACCGGCAGCCAGGGGAATAGGCGGCGCGTATAAAATACCGCTTGTTAATTTACGGTATACATCCAGATCGACATTTAATTTCTCATTAAACAATCCGCCTTCTAATCCTATATTGGCTAAGGTTGTTTTCTCCCATTGGATATCAGGGTTGCTAAAGGTTTGGATATTTAAACCATTTACCTGGGCACCATTAAAGGCATAAGAAGTTGTGCCATAGGTAGACTGGTAATTGTACAATCCGGCTGAAGCGGTTGAACTTAGCACGTTGTTACCTGTTTGGCCCCATGAAGCTTTTAGTTTTAAATTGCTGACCGTATTATTTATGTTTTGCATAAACGGCTCCTGAGATAATCGCCACCCGGCAGCAAATGCAGGGAAAAAGCCCCAGCGGTCATTCGGTGCGAATTTTGAAGAACCGTCATCTCTGAACACGGCTTCAAACAGGTATTTTTGTTTATAGTTATAATCCAGTCGCCCAAAAAATGACCTTAATCCATAATCATACTCCGTTCCGGTGTTTGTTGTGGCAGTAGTTACCGAACTTAATACATAAAGCGAAGGATCGGTAAGGCCGGTACTCAGCGCATTGAAGTCGTAGAAATTATAATAATACTGCTCAAAACCTGCCAGAGCCTCTATGTTGTGGTTTTTTGCAATGGTTTTGCTATACTTTAATACCGAGTTAAAGGTTGTTTGGTAATATTTATTAAAATCATAATAAGACGTTGCCGCAGATAAAGGCCCTGGAGGAGCGCTTTCAACACCTGTCGCGAAATTCCATTTACCGTATTGCGGCGGGGCGCTGTTATCCTCCTGAGAAACTACCTGGTAATTAAACTTGTTTTCCCAGGTTAAACCCTTGATGATATTAAAATTGGCGTAAAATGTAGTATTAACCCTTGATTGCGAATTGTTGCCTTGCTGCTCCAGCAAATAAGCCAATATGTTATTCGCGGTTGGGGATTCATCCGGCGCCGAAGGATAGCCAAATTCACCGTTATAATACGGGTAAACGCCCGGCGTAGTTTGGTTCAAGTAAGTAAATGCAGTTGAAACATTACCCAACTTATAGGTTTGAAAAGACGCGAAAGTCTGTGTGCCGACCGTTAAAAACTTAGTCACTTTTGATTGCAGGTTTATCCTGAATTGATATTCATCGGAACCTGTATTAGGCATAGCACCCGGTTCATGCAGGTAACCTGTTGATAAAAGGTATTGCGAATTATCCGACCCGCCGCTTACCGATATATTATGGTCCTGCGCCAAATAGTTTTTAAATATCGTTTTTGACCAATCCGTATTGGGATAGGCAACATAATTAGGCACCCCGATCGCATTCAACCCATTTGGGTTAGCATTTGCTTGTTGCCATGTAGTAATGTCAGAAGCCGCATATACCGGCGAGCTGCCTGTATTAGCAGCGCCCTGGTTCACCAAATTCATAAATGTAACGTAATCGTTTACAAATGATGGCGTAAAACTAGGATGGCTCTCTGACAAAATACCACTGTAAGTAATGGTAGTTTTGCTTTTGCTGCCTTTTTTAGTGGTAACCAGAATAACGCCGTTGGCCGCCCTTGAACCATAGATGGATGCTGATGCAGCGTCCTTCAATACCGACACGCTTTCAATATCCACCGGGTTGATATCGTTTATAGTGGGCGTCAATACACCATCCACAACATAAAGCGGTGTAGTACTGTTTAAGGTTCCCTGGCCCCTTATAAGTATGCTTGCGCCATCCGAGCCGGGCTGACCTGATGACTGGTGCACGTAGGCACCGGGAATTAAACCGGTAAGCGCTTGTGAAACATTAGATAAAGGCCTGTCCTGAAGCTCCTTTGCACCAATTGAAGCTACCGACCCAATTACGTTTACTTTTTTTTGCGTACCGTAGCCAACCACAACAACTTCATTAAGGCTGCCGCTTTGGGCCACTAAAACTACATTAATAACAGTAGCGTCGTTCAGGGATTTTTCCTGGGTTACAAAACCCAGATAAGAAAATACCAGTACCTGGTTTTTATCAGCTACGCTGATGCTGAATGCTCCATTGTTATTGGTAACTGTACCGTTGGCTGAGCCTTTGATTTTTACGCTTACGCTGGGTAACAATTCCCCCTGACTGTCCTTAACAGTTCCGGTTATTTTTATCGACTGGGCATAGGAAGTGCCCGCAAAAAGGAAAAGGAATGTTAAAACTGCATACATGTATCTATGCAAATGCTTTACTACTCCTGATCCTGAAAAATGATGTAAGTAAATTTTATCCATTTTTAATTTATGTTAATAATTTGAATTTTGTTGATAAAGCAGCTTTCAGATCTGCTGAAGAATTTTAGAAAAACTAAAAATTGCACAGCTGTACTACTAATAAAATGGCATCTCTTTCATAATTATTTAATAATTGGTTTTAACAAATTTGAAGCAAGCGCATAGAAATGAAGGGGTAAAATCCTATCTAAATAGGGGTGATATTCTAAATAGCCAAAAAATCAGGTGGATTTTAACCGTAAATAAACCTGATAGAGATTGAGTTCCGGATTTGGGACACGCAGAATCAGCCTGCGGTATATTTAGTCCGGGGTGTAGTGCTAAAATGAGAATTGGAAGAGCTTAAAATCGGTTCTGTGGGGGAATATGCAGATCGATCAAGCTAAAAATTCGCTTGGCGTTTTTCCGAATCTCTTTTTGAATTCTTTGCTGAAATATTTGCGGTCGCTGAAGCCTACCATATAGGCTATTTCATTAATGTTGTAACGTTTGCTTTGCAGTAACAGCACCGCGTTATTCATTTTTATCGATTTAATAAAATCGTTAACGGGCATCCCGGTAAGCATATGTAATTTTTTATATAAAACCGGCTGACTCATGGCAACAGCCTTAGCTAAATGCGGCACCCCAAATTCCAGGCTGTCTATATGCTCTTCTACTATGCTTATTACCCTGCTTAAAAATTCGTTATCAATCTTATTTAATAATTTCTCAACCTCATCGTTATTATGCAACGGGGAAAGAGAGGAAATTGGAATACCATCGCCGGTTTTAAATTTATGGCTGATACTTTCACGGATCTTTTCACTTAGCTTTAAAAGATTGCTGATCTGCAGCATCAGTACCTCAACACTAAATGGTTTGGTTAGATATACATCCGCTCCCATTTTTAATCCGTTGATATGATTAGAACTCATTGCTTTAGCCGTTAAAAGAATTACGGGTATATGGCTCGTTCTTTCATCCGTTTTTAACTTATTACAAAGGGTAAACCCGTCCATTTCAGGCATCATTACATCGCTGATGATGATATCAGGAATACATTCCGTTGCTGATTCCCAACCCTCCAGTCCGTTCACGCTTTGGATAACTTTATAATGATCCTTCAGCGAGTTATTTATAAAAGAACGGATATCAGCGTTATCCTCAACCACCAAAATAAGCTTATCCTTACCTGTCGGAGATGTAAGGTCATCATCAATTGCTGAACTAATAGTTGTAAAGTCGTT
Protein-coding regions in this window:
- a CDS encoding RagB/SusD family nutrient uptake outer membrane protein, which gives rise to MKKYTIILLAGLILASSCKKNLLNLTPYTAVSSSTMWTNDNLTDLGMAGVYQALRLGQNTGGDSQEEPYMMDQLGFSTQARNLTNLLNGASTSSDGIYADFWKNLYEGIQRANDAITNIPLKSPSVAAKKARYVAEAKFLRAYFYMKLNQLYKGVPIYLTYTEPSQATKPRSTELEVWNQVVADLTDAINEPNLPAIYKAGDANYGHATKGAAYALRGKAYLYTQQYALAAADFQQVQNAGYALFPSYYTLFKQANEQSSEMIFAIQNIAVVGNGGTMQFFCGNRSSYGSCWDDYLVPPNEVDLYQNLDGSTFNWDDVIPGYNELTPAQREVYFLRDNLTATEIAAASARGAEMSLYLPVGNEARIAQAYANRDPRLALSVITPYSTYNGVFGAANATVTWRWPYRAAAALNGDLQTDMTGTPVYLHRKFVAEGNAEIPATGGRNAQPINFPLIRYADVLLMWAEALNEEGQTDAAVPLVNLVRARAGVALLNSNAATTVNGQADLRLRIRNERRVEFINEGINYYDELRWGTIYNQVYANNNGIKKPWGSIISPFTWQFGSSTTYVWPIPLAELQRNPNLKQTPGYGW
- a CDS encoding glycoside hydrolase 5 family protein, which translates into the protein MKIKSNVLFCLFMVLSSVANAQKAKTQVSKVWTPEKANAWYAGHAWLNGADYIPATAINQLEMWQADTFDSATIDRELGWAESIGFNTMRVFLHSVAWKEDPAGFKSRVNAFLTIAAKHHIQPLFVFFDDCWNKVPQQGKQPEPKTGIHNSGWVQDPGQPVSEDPANYPRLEKYVKDILTTFGHDKRILLWDLYNEPGNSGKGEKSLPLLKKAFEWAREVNPDQPVSAGVWSWDLEKLNAFQVTHSDVITYHDYETPDLHLRVVQLLKAYGRPVICTEYMARPRNSTFENTMPMLKKENVGAINWGLVAGKTNTMYAWDTPMPQGGEPALWFHEVFRKDGTPYKQAEVDLIKKLNNK
- a CDS encoding glycoside hydrolase family 2 protein produces the protein MNKQLLKYFFFLLLFAFNQSFAKTDELPLNNNVRKRISFNKGWQFHLAYDVSKHPQKLNVTLPHTWNAKDVLLGNTNYKRETGIYEKSFKVKPEWKDKRLFLYFDGANSVASVFVNQHFVTEHKGGYTAFCVEITDFIKTGELNTITVQVSNAFRNDVLPLSGDFNVYGGIHRPVSLLVTSKNCISPLDYASPGVYLTPKDISAASATVNVLSKLSLTDTAKFEVRSEIRDAEQHLVGSATSAIVDNKQCAQTISIRNPHFWNGKTDPYLYSATIKLLKNGQLIDEVKQSLGIRYYKVDADSGFSLNGEYLDLHGVGFHEDVEGKGSAVDTADYNKDMQLIKEIGANALRLTHYPHGQYFYDLCDKNGLVVWSEIPFVGPGGYSGDGYIKSEALEQQVKQVLTEMIRQNYNHPSIFFWGLFNELKLDHDDPVPFLNQLDSLAKKEDSTRLTTCATFLDNDKFNKVTDLIAWNKYYGWYAGEFKQIGIWADKTHSLFPGKPFAVSEYGAGGSPFKHTENDDKPAADSKFHPEEWQTSYHEANWQELSKRSFIWAKFVWALADFGSSIRKEGDAPGINDKGLVTYDRRVKKDAFYFYKANWNNVPMLYITDRRNISRHKPLTTVKVYSTVSNVQLIVNGTALKSASPDQLHIIKWGNIKLKKGLNKIEVRSGSGDNVLEDSCEWTLE
- a CDS encoding SusC/RagA family TonB-linked outer membrane protein, which codes for MDKIYLHHFSGSGVVKHLHRYMYAVLTFLFLFAGTSYAQSIKITGTVKDSQGELLPSVSVKIKGSANGTVTNNNGAFSISVADKNQVLVFSYLGFVTQEKSLNDATVINVVLVAQSGSLNEVVVVGYGTQKKVNVIGSVASIGAKELQDRPLSNVSQALTGLIPGAYVHQSSGQPGSDGASILIRGQGTLNSTTPLYVVDGVLTPTINDINPVDIESVSVLKDAASASIYGSRAANGVILVTTKKGSKSKTTITYSGILSESHPSFTPSFVNDYVTFMNLVNQGAANTGSSPVYAASDITTWQQANANPNGLNAIGVPNYVAYPNTDWSKTIFKNYLAQDHNISVSGGSDNSQYLLSTGYLHEPGAMPNTGSDEYQFRINLQSKVTKFLTVGTQTFASFQTYKLGNVSTAFTYLNQTTPGVYPYYNGEFGYPSAPDESPTANNILAYLLEQQGNNSQSRVNTTFYANFNIIKGLTWENKFNYQVVSQEDNSAPPQYGKWNFATGVESAPPGPLSAATSYYDFNKYYQTTFNSVLKYSKTIAKNHNIEALAGFEQYYYNFYDFNALSTGLTDPSLYVLSSVTTATTNTGTEYDYGLRSFFGRLDYNYKQKYLFEAVFRDDGSSKFAPNDRWGFFPAFAAGWRLSQEPFMQNINNTVSNLKLKASWGQTGNNVLSSTASAGLYNYQSTYGTTSYAFNGAQVNGLNIQTFSNPDIQWEKTTLANIGLEGGLFNEKLNVDLDVYRKLTSGILYAPPIPLAAGTASAPVVNIGDMENKGVEISLNFHDHIGSFNYSVAGNFAYNFNRLTNYKGSLNSDYSNINQVASISGNNAVVQGYAYNSFYLYQTYKGSGTYYNANGSVNKNGGPKDGMIRTPADLAWVKAMIAAGYTFKPNNTISPSNLYYGELIFADVNNDGVYGGTGDQRLSSKSPIPKYNGGLQFNFSYKGVDLSMIWAGSFGAYNYLSQAGYTTSYVGAGHSISSLIANNHYYYDVANPSDPLNNITAKYPRLTNNISDPQDLSLPSNFYLYNASYVKLKNVQIGYSFSNSIVNKLGMSRLRVFVSADNLLTFTSYVPGLDPEIGGGFSYPTLRQYSAGLNATF